A window of Puntigrus tetrazona isolate hp1 unplaced genomic scaffold, ASM1883169v1 S000000223, whole genome shotgun sequence contains these coding sequences:
- the zgc:165507 gene encoding monocarboxylate transporter 2 encodes MPPPVGPPAVPPPDGGWGWAVVGGAFISIGFSYAFPKATTVFFKDIQNIFSASYSEVAWISSIMLAVMYAGGPISSILVNTYGCRPIMILGGFLCAIGMISASFCNTVVQLYICIGVIGGFGLAFNLQPALTMIGKYFYKKRPIANGFAMAGSPVFLSTLAPLNQYLINEYGWRGSFLILGGLLLNCCVAGSLMRPLRAPPNMAKALEEKQAIAKGPQTEKSTAWQTVNKFLDLSLFKHRGFLIYLSGNVIMFLGFFAPIVFLSSYAKDNGVDEYQAAFLLSILAFVDMFARPSMGLLANSRWVRPRIQYFFSFAVLYNGVCHLLCPLAESYSGMVVYAVFFGFAFGMVSAVLFETLMDLVGAQRFSSAVGLTTIVECCPVLIGPPLAGKLVDITKNYKYMYLCCGAVVVLSSIWLFIGNFINYRLLDRERKQEETYKRAEREEQTETHADADADAEAAQQLCDNKDGVMQRETNI; translated from the exons ATGCCTCCACCCGTCGGACCCCCAGCTGTCCCGCCTCCAGACGGTGGGTGGGGCTGGGCTGTGGTGGGCGGGGCCTTCATCTCCATTGGATTCTCTTACGCCTTCCCGAAGGCCACCACCGTGTTCTTCAAAGACATCCAGAACATCTTCAGCGCCTCGTACAGTGAGGTGGCCTGGATCTCCTCCATCATGCTGGCCGTCATGTATGCAGGAG GTCCCATCAGCAGTATTCTGGTGAACACCTACGGATGCCGTCCCATCATGATCTTGGGCGGCTTTCTGTGCGCCATCGGCATGATCAGTGCTTCCTTCTGCAACACCGTCGTCCAGCTCTACATCTGCATCGGCGTCATCGGAG GCTTCGGTCTGGCCTTCAACCTCCAGCCGGCGCTCACAATGATCGGGAAGTACTTCTACAAGAAGCGGCCCATCGCTAACGGCTTCGCGATGGCCGGCAGTCCGGTGTTCCTCAGCACGCTAGCTCCGCTCAATCAGTATCTGATCAACGAGTACGGATGGAGGGGAAGCTTCCTGATCCTCGGCGGGCTCCTGCTCAACTGCTGCGTGGCCGGATCGCTCATGAGGCCCCTGAGGGCCCCGCCGAACATGGCCAAAGCCCTGGAGGAGAAACAGGCAATAGCTAAAG GTCCCCAGACGGAGAAGAGCACGGCCTGGCAGACGGTCAATAAGTTCCTGGATCTGTCGCTCTTCAAGCACCGCGGGTTCCTCATCTATCTGTCGGGAAACGTCATCATGTTCCTGGGCTTCTTCGCGCCCATCGTCTTCCTCTCGTCGTACGCCAAAGACAACGGCGTGGACGAGTACCAGGCGGCCTTCCTGCTGTCCATCCTGGCGTTCGTGGACATGTTCGCTCGGCCGTCCATGGGCCTGCTGGCCAACTCTCGCTGGGTCCGGCCGCGCATCCAGTACTTCTTCAGCTTCGCCGTGCTGTATAACGGCGTGTGTCACCTGCTGTGTCCGCTGGCCGAGAGCTACAGCGGGATGGTGGTGTACGCCGTCTTCTTCGGCTTCGCCTTCGGGATGGTGAGCGCCGTCCTGTTCGAGACGCTGATGGACCTGGTCGGAGCGCAGCGCTTCTCCAGCGCCGTGGGGCTCACCACCATCGTGGAGTGCTGCCCGGTGCTCATCGGCCCGCCGCTGGCAG GCAAGTTAGTGGACATCACAAAGAACTACAAGTACATGTACCTGTGCTGCGGGGCGGTGGTCGTCCTCTCCAGCATCTGGCTCTTCATCGGGAACTTCATCAACTATCGGCTGCTGGATCGCGAGCGCAAACAGGAGGAGACGTACAAGCGGGCCGAGCGCGAGGAGCAGACGGAGACCCACGCGGACGCCGACGCCGACGCCGAAGCAGCGCAGCAGCTCTGTGATAACAAAGACGGCGTCATGCAGCGAGAAACCAACATCTGA